In the genome of Brachypodium distachyon strain Bd21 chromosome 3, Brachypodium_distachyon_v3.0, whole genome shotgun sequence, the window TTATCTTAAAATTGCAAGTGGATGTAATCAGTCCTAaatttctaaaagaaaaaatgaaaggaACACATATTGTAAAACTTGAAGGATATTGGAACTCCAAGGACTTCAGCGAGCAATTGTTTTTGTCAAGCAGCAGTGAGTAAAAATGGAACATAAGGTACATGAGCTTCATGCCAAAATCTCCACTCTCATAGGGCCTGCGCGTGTTCCTAGATCACCAATTTAACTAACAAAATATAAGTTTTATGACAAAAAAATCACTAAAAAGTTCTTTCGATCACGAATCTAATTGTACACTTTTCGCGCAATATAATACATTTTAGTTGATCAAATTGATGATTTAGAAATACGCCCAGGTATTATAAACCCGGACAGAGGTAGTATTATTTAGAGTGACTCGATCATTTATCCACTTGTCATGCCATTTCATGATAAAACTAGCTAAACACATCGCCTGATTTACATGATACAAGTGAAAAATGATGAATCAAAAGAGCACGTATCCTTTTTACTCAAACAACCATGTCCAGACAGAAAAGAACATGAAAACCAAATCCTTAAACATAGCGTACAGGTATAGATCTCATGCAAACGTTAAAAGGAAACATACCAGCAGATAAACCAGCAGAAAGTACTCCAGATGCAGCCGAGTTTGCAACAGCATCATAGTGAGTTGTGTCTCCTCTAATCTGCATAACAGTACATAACTAAACTATCAGAAACCACTAACATGGAACACTCCTGAATGTGGGAGAACTGGCACAATCTATTGTGTGCACCAGCGGTAAAAATGAAGCACAATTAGCTATTTTCTCAGATTTACCTGTGTTTCTGCTCATGCATGCTATACGTTACAGGCTACAAATGATTAATATTACCCCAAACTTATGTACAATATCCTCAGAAAGAACTTTTAGGAGCTTCATTTCATCCGCTGGCAGTTAGACAAGTAACAGGCAAAATAACAGCACATCATGGGGTATACAATACTGGCAGTAAAGCATAAACAGATTTATGTTCGCCTTTCAATAAGTAACTAACACAGGTGAATTAGATTACTTCGGGCCAATCGCCAAACAAAAAAGTGGTTAGCTCAGTGCTACaatattatttatttaagTAACTAAATAATACTACCTTAGAGGGGACATGATCCTCAAgctaaaatatcaaatgacATGTCACTACATGTATGCATCTTCAGAATAACCCAATCAGTGAACAGTCTCATCTAACACactttcaaaaagaaaaaaaaactaatctaACTCGAACTGCTGAGCTGATGACTACAAATTAAACTTACCACGGCCCCAATACACAAAATTGCATCGAAATCTCCAGTTTTTCCAAGCTTTTGTGCTGCCACGGGAATTTCAAAGCTGCCAGGGACACTAACAACCTAAATAGAACATTTAAGTTAATGTATTGTAGAATAATAAAACGAAAGGGATATCTAAAAATTCTTCTGGGGAAGGAAAAGCCACGGGAGTGAATAAAATGCATACTGTTATATTCTCTTCTTTCACGGAGTATCGCTGGAAAGTTTCCAGGGCACCCTGCAGTAGCAAGTTCGTCACAATTTCGTTGAATCGCGCTACAACCTGCACGCACCCAAGGagcatgccatgatgcattgTTAGGCTATCCCGAGGGGGGAAACTGATgactggaaataaaacaaaagtgGGGAAAGTTTATGCCATCACAGAAGATCAATTCGCACCACACAAACTTAGCTATTGCGTTTGTTCATACAATGATACGCGGACACTCACCACACCAAACTTCAGCCCCTCGGTGTTCGTCAGCGACCCCATAAGCCGCCTGTGCcctgcagcggcagcggaTGCAGCGACGAGACGCCGCGCCCCACGAGCGTTGACCGCCAGTGCCGCATGAGGGCCTGCACGGGACGAGACAGCAACACCAAAACAAGTAAATTAACGGAGGCTCCGGAACACAGACGCGAGATGAGATTGGGGAGAGTGTGTGTGCCGTCGTGGTCGCGTACTGGGGGtggaggaagggaaggagaCCACGGGCTTCGGCGTCCGCGAATGGTGGAGACGGGAACGAGGCGAGTAGCACGGGAGCTtcaccgccgcggccgtcgccGGGTACGAAGGAGAAGACATCGGCGTCGCTGCGGCTGATAATTTTGGCTGGACAAGTATGTCTGCTTGAGAGTATCTTGGGCTAGGACGGCGCTCGGCCCGCTCAGGGTCGCGTATATGTGGGCTGAATTTCGCTCCAAAAAAATGTGGGCTGAATTTAAGATTAAGCCAGGCTAACCTATCAAATTCTAAGAAAGAAAGCCATTTTCccctaaaaaataaataaataaataagaaagCCATTTTCTTACAGATGGGCCAAGCAATCCCGACGGCCCGCAGTCAATGACAGTTTTGTTTACAGCCAGAACGTTTGCTAGCTATAAATTCCGAATGACTAAACCCTACGTCCCTACGCATGAAACCATCCACCGACGATGGAGATTATTGCACCATCCAACTTGGGAAACATTCAGCATCCATCGCAGTTCGACCTCAGCAATAACAATTTCCAGGGCATCATACCTTGAGAAGTCAGTATTGTGTGTCCAGTATGCTCTAGTTTGCATATTATCACACCAACGTTTCGAAAGTCCAGTACtataaaaatatactccctcctcgGCTCTTGCGCTCATTCCATTCCGACTAGAGGCGAAGTGGAAATATTATTATGTGCTGAATGTTctaacagctcgtttggcatccatccttttatttcatttggtacaaatgaaatgaaatctaatttttaatagaatttcatttggttgaattgaATTCCgtgttcaaaaatcatgtttatctatcacatggatttgtagagtgaaAGATAATTCCTGAGAAATTATGGCTTTTTGGAGGAATTGTGGTTAGTCATAGTGCAAattcatgaaatttgagattgaattcatgTGTTCaatccgtgccaaccaaacaagttaatttttgaattcaaaacgAATTTCAGAATTTTAGGCCCGAACTATGGGTGCCAAACAGGCTGTAAGTGTAAAGCTCCCAGAGTAGTTTAGCTGAAACCTGATGTGTGGTACCGCACAGAATCAGAACACCTGCAACAGAGCAGGAAACGAGATTGCAGCTGTACAGCATCCAAATTCCAAATCCTTTCAAAACCTGATTACCCGAAGCTCATGGCCTACGCAAGTATATGTCAGATAGAACTAGGTCCCAGAATAACCTAACAGAAAtcattgcaaaaaaaaaaactaacagaAATAGAATAAGACAGAAACTACAGGGAAAACAACTCTGATAGAGACCAGGGAGATTAGTTGCGCTAAACGTAGCACTTGACCTCATGCAGTAGCCTCGACCTTCTGGGCTTTATTCGGAACATTATTGGTGGAATTGAAGTGTCGACCTCGCTTCCCATTGATCTTTCCAGCCCTAGATAAGTCGCACCAAAAAACAAGGTGATCACAGCCACATTATCATCTGCAGATAAACAATTAAATACCGACAAGGACACAAGAGCAGGTAACTTCTATCACTCTATGGAAAATGCTGTACGATGGTCTTTACGCCAGATAAGAAAGAATTTTCCCACGTAACTAAATTATAAAGTGAAGATAATATGTATTGCACCGGAGTTCAGAAGCCACAAATAGATCACATATCTTCGGGGTCACTAAGCTTTCATCATAAGGTATCCATCATGctaatttgaatatttgcttattgagcccccccccccccccaccccacaccacacacacacagacgCACACTGTTGCTGTAGCAATTTTTGTACCATTTGCTTTGGCTTCCTTGTTCTTTTGCTGTTAGCTTTTAGGTTTGGTAGCTTAGGCCTCTTGGTTCTTTTATAAACCCTTGCAAGCATTTGGAGCtgtttgagaaaaataatattgtAGTACAAAACCACACGCATTTTGGCACGTGCTcgagaaaaataatattatgGAAGTACTTTCCAAGAAAAATGTACACATAGCCAAATTTATGTATATCTGAttcaaatatatgcataacCCAAAATTACGTTTGAAGGTACAGGTACCCCCAAACAACTCACTATTGTGGCTGGAGGGTTATGGGTTTGTGGATATAGAATATTCCTTTATATTAAGTAGAATATAGAAGAAATGATATTGTTGACAACATTAAACAGCACTACAGCAGATCAATGATAATGTGACATAGGTGTGGAATCCAGGCGCAGATAATAAGTGTAGATTATTAGCTTCTTTGAAGCACCAAATGAAATTAAGAGAGATTATGAATAATTATCTTATTCATGTGCAAGGCACAGCATTGTAATAGGCTGGTTATTTCCCTTGTGAAGAGAAATTTCGAGTAATTACCCTATTCACGTGCAAGGCACAGCATTGTAAGTTTGTAGTAGACTGGTTATTTTCGTTATGAAATTAATGAGAAGGGGAATAGACCggttcaaaaaaattgtgcaaGGGACGTCATCACGCTTAACATTTCAAACGTGGACTGTGAAGTGTTCACTACATATCAATTTCCAATTTAAGCTCTCATCAATGAATGCTCTTGGCCAGTGCCGCTGATAATTAGTGAGAGataaaatcaaaattaaattAGAAAAGCTGATCTCCTACAGCGTAACAGAAAAATCTGGTCAGCAGCTTTAGCACTCTGGCATCTTCTCTTGTACTACTAAAGACATAACTGGAAATAAGAATAACCGGATGAATCGGACGGACCATCTTCTGAGACACGGAGCAACGATGAACACCGGAGCACCGCAGCAACTGCGAGCACAGTATCTACAGGCACAGTTTCTGGCTTCAGAGCAGTATCGAGACCCAAGTGTGACTTCATCCGTGAGAAGGAACATACCAAAGCCAAGCTCACCACTGCAAAATTCCAATTTCCGCAAGAAGAAATTAGAAACCGGAATTCAGCAGCTCAACGAATGCACTGGTTAAAATAATTGACAGGTAGGTGGGAGCGAGACACGATCATTACAGCCATCGTCGCTctgctccaccgcctcccgcAGGAACTTGTCGCGGGGGAGGTTGCTATCGCCGAAGTAGAACTCCACCTGAGGCAACCAAGCAAAATTTGCTGAAAGCACTACCAGATAAAAGGGGAAAATCCGCATCGAAATGCATCAAAAGAGGTATCAGGAACCTGGTGGAGAACGCTCTTGGCCTTTGCTTCGTCGAGAGGACCAGCAGCGGCAACAGACATGACTCCGATTGCGGGAGATCCCGCGGATCGATGGCAGTTAGGGTTCCCTTGTGTTTAAGGAGGAGCACGCGTGCTGTAGCAGTGTTTCCCTGCCAAACTTGTAGGTGACGACTCGGGAGCTCAGACGGCGAATGTTCCTTAAAACCTCGGAAAATTCTTTAAGCCTCTCCGAGAGAATATGTACTCCTCCGGCCCATAAATTCTCAGCCCATAATGCCACGACCATGTCagttcagaacttcagatGGGCCGGGCTCGAATTCACCTGTGAGTGGAAATCTCACCTGTCCGATGCGCTTGGACCTCGACATTTCGGATAGAGCCGTGACAGCACCGAAGATCGAAGAAATGGAAGCTGTCGCCATTCACCAGCACGGACGTCGGGACGAGTATGCGCATGCCAAATCGCCCCGATTATTACGTGTATGCGTGattctcttctccttctcatGCGGCTGTTAATCTTATCCATATTTTCTGGTGGAAATGACCGTCTTTTCCCTCGAGaggcaagaaaagaaaagaagatgtgaaatctcctcctccgggtAATGCTTCGTTGCAATCACTATCCGTACCGTAGCCAACAGGCAATCTATCGATTCTTGGCTATTCGCCTATTCCACTATTTCGGCGTCCATCCGTTGATTTGTCTTCCATGGCTTCATTACTCATTAGTCGTCTACAGTCCAGTCGACATCTTAACCTGTTAACGCCTTTCCTACGGAGAGTCACCATCTACTCTAGCAGAACAGTAACCTCagttttataattcttgtcgaaatcttacatgtatctagacacttcttagaaatagatacatctgtttttgagcaaatttgagacagaaATTATGAAACTGAGGGAGTATcagtttgcaaaaaaaaaaaatggtagcGGGAATGAGGAATATTGAATCTAACACATTTACTATCAGCTAGAGACGCGTAGAAATACGTCTATATACTCCATCGTCTGTACTCTCTACGACTCTACGTGCGTATGGTGTGCCACTACTTGCTGGCAGTAGCACTGGCAGAGCGACCCTGTAGCTGCGACAGCGATCACCGGGCCCTACTGGAAGGATCCAGATCTCACTCCAGAAATCAGGATTCGCCGTCCCCCCAGGCCCACGCGTCGCTGACCTGGCAGCATCGCATCAGCAAAGAGATAAGGGCGGGAGGCCCAAGAGCCAACCAGGACAAGCCAGCTGGCGCCGAGAAAGCAGTCCGACTGGCGCCGGCTGCCGGCCCCTACCTGCAACCATGCCCCTCGTCGTCCTTCTCGCGGCCCCGTCTGGATGTCTCTCGCTCGTGCTAGCTCCTGCACGAGTAAACGACAGTCGAAAACCGGACCACACCTTATCATTTTTCTCATCA includes:
- the LOC100845616 gene encoding 6,7-dimethyl-8-ribityllumazine synthase, chloroplastic; amino-acid sequence: MAFLFIYLFFRGKWLSFLEFDRLAWLNLKFSPHFFGAKFSPHIRDPERAERRPSPRYSQADILVQPKLSAAATPMSSPSYPATAAAVKLPCYSPRSRLHHSRTPKPVVSFPSSTPSPHAALAVNARGARRLVAASAAAAGHRRLMGSLTNTEGLKFGVVVARFNEIVTNLLLQGALETFQRYSVKEENITVVSVPGSFEIPVAAQKLGKTGDFDAILCIGAVIRGDTTHYDAVANSAASGVLSAGLSAGVPCVFGVLTCDDMDQALNRAGGKAGNKGAETALTAIEMASLFRHHLS